GCGAACCGCCGGGCGACCTCGGCGGCGTCCGCACGGCTCAGGGACGCGTTGATGAGCACCCCGTCCACCTGGCGTTCCTTGAGGGCGCGCACCGCCTGGGTAACGCCGCCCAGCCCGTACCCCGGCACGATGGAGACGATCAGGCTGAAGCCCGCCTCCCGCGCCGCGCCCTCGATAGCCGAGGTGAGCTGTGAGGGGGCGTGCAGGGAGATGTCGTTCGTGGCGAACCCGATGGACTGACTGCGCTGCCGGGCCAGCCCCTGCGCCAGACGGTTGGGCACGTAGTTGAGCTGCCCCACCGCCTCCATCACCCGGAGGCGGGTTCGGGCGGCCACCGGCCCCTGGTTGTTGACGACCCGCGAGACCGTCTGCTGCGAGACGCCCGCCAGTTCCGCCACATCCGCCAACGTCGCCGCCTTGCCTCCGGTCTTCACCCCCACCTCCGCTTAGGTGTTAAGGTTAACACAGAGTCACTTAAGCAGCGAGGAAATCCCGTTGGCGTCTCGAACCCATGCCTCAAGGACGGATGCCTCATAAGCGACTGGAGATCAGACCTCATAACATCAACTGCCTGGAGCGATGTTTTTACAGGTGAACTTCGGCGACGGCAAAGGCCCGACGCGGTGGGGCGATGAAAAGTGATACGCCACGCAAGTGTTAGCCTTAACACCTCCTAATATAGCGCCATCAATCCGAGCATCCGGGAGGCCGACCGGTCTTCCCCAGCACAGCACCGACGCTGTGATCCCACCCTGCGGCGCATCCCCGTGTGCCGGAGATGTTGTCAGAGGTAGCCATGACCCCATCCCATCCCCCCCACCCCTCCCACCTCGAACTCGGCGTGTGCGACTACCCGGAGCACGTGCCGCAGGACCGCTGGCAGACCTACGCCGAGGCTCAGAAGGCGCTGGGACTGCGTTTCGTCCGCATCGCCGAGTTCGCGTGGAGCCGCATGGAACCCCGCCCCGGCGAGTACGACTGGGCGTGGCTGGACGAGGCCACCCGGACCTACGCGGCGGCGGGCCTGGAGGTGGTGCTCTGCACGCCCACCGCCGCGCCGCCCGCGTGGCTGATCGAGCGTCACCCGGAGATTTTGCCGGTCGGGCGGGACGGGCGGGTGAAGACCTTCGGCTCCCGGCGGCACTACGACCCCTCCAGCCCGGTCTTCCGTGAGCATTCCCGCCGCATCACGCGGGCGATGGCGGAGCGGTACGGCCAGCACCCCGCCGTCGTCGGCTGGCAGACCGACAACGAGTTCGGCTGGGGCGACACCGCCCAGAGCTACAGCCCGGCGGCCCTCTCCGCTTTCCGGCGCTGGCTCGAAGCGCGGTACGGCACGACGCAGGCGCTGAACGAGGCGTGGGGCAACGTCTTCTGGAGCATGGAGTACGGGACCTGGGACCAGATTCCCCTCCCGAACGGGGCGGTGGCCGAGGTCAACCCCTCCCACGCCCTCGACTTCCTGCGGTTCTCCAGTGACCAGATCGCCACCTTTCAGGAGGAACAGGTCGCCATCCTGCGGGAGTGCTCGCCGGGACGCTTCGTCACCCACAACTACATGGGCTTTTTCGGCGGCTTCGACCACTACCGCGTGAGCGAGTGCCTGGACTTCGCCAGTTGGGACAGCTACCCGACCGGCACGCTGGAGGCCGTCAGGGAGTGGAAGCTCGCGGACCCACGGCTGGCCCTCGACTTCGCCCGGACGGGACACCCGGACGTGACGGGCTTCAACCACGACCTGTACCGGGGGATGGTCGGGAGGTCCGTGGGAGGTGGTCAGTGCTCAGTGGAGAAAGATAGAACCCACTCACCACTGACCACTGACCACTCACCGGGCTTCTGGGTGATGGAGCAGCAGTGCGGGCAGGTCAACTGGGCACCCTCCAACCCGCTGCCCGCGCGGGGGGCCGTGGAACTGTGGACGGCGCAGGCGTGGGCGCACGGGGCCGATGTGGTGAGCTACTTCCGCTG
The sequence above is a segment of the Deinococcus sp. YIM 134068 genome. Coding sequences within it:
- a CDS encoding beta-galactosidase translates to MTPSHPPHPSHLELGVCDYPEHVPQDRWQTYAEAQKALGLRFVRIAEFAWSRMEPRPGEYDWAWLDEATRTYAAAGLEVVLCTPTAAPPAWLIERHPEILPVGRDGRVKTFGSRRHYDPSSPVFREHSRRITRAMAERYGQHPAVVGWQTDNEFGWGDTAQSYSPAALSAFRRWLEARYGTTQALNEAWGNVFWSMEYGTWDQIPLPNGAVAEVNPSHALDFLRFSSDQIATFQEEQVAILRECSPGRFVTHNYMGFFGGFDHYRVSECLDFASWDSYPTGTLEAVREWKLADPRLALDFARTGHPDVTGFNHDLYRGMVGRSVGGGQCSVEKDRTHSPLTTDHSPGFWVMEQQCGQVNWAPSNPLPARGAVELWTAQAWAHGADVVSYFRWRAATMAQEVLHSGLLRHGGRPDRGYEEVAALDTARFPNGEVPARVALLHDYESLWVYNMQPHAEGMNYWAQTFAYYRVLRSVGLDVDILHPDRDLGGYAVIVAPALTLMTPERARHLEAAARHSHLIFGPRTAFRTGSGRTPEEGQFGELSGLVGASLLRYDSLCAGMGQEVVAGGVSHLARHWAESYEPDGAHTLSRYRGGPLDGESAVIRHGNVTVIGAHSETLIAEVLEEVLSGAGVQPTRLPEGVRLSRRGEVTLLQNWNSHAVTWQGQELGPVSAHPLRRSEVPA